In Glycine max cultivar Williams 82 chromosome 7, Glycine_max_v4.0, whole genome shotgun sequence, a single window of DNA contains:
- the LOC106799228 gene encoding uncharacterized protein, with the protein MTLDPSDIVWYQAASDVGEIIVSCGEYPNVPLLGMRGGISYNPLLARRQFGYPMKTKPNNLALTNEFYLNHGDHSNKRERFAQAWSAIRRLNRSQLGKKSDYVHESYTQWVIDRTKSFGLPYRLPRYLSSTIPPSSLPIPFDTKEEFHEQLTKERQEKETWKRRCQELEQENETLKGKIAQQSRELFIQNQRMIEKDDLLRRKDVLLHQDARRKRKFMDLFSRAHSDSEDPSTPGV; encoded by the coding sequence ATGACTCTTGACCCATCTGACATTGTTTGGTACCAAGCAGCTAGTGATGTTGGAGAGATTATTGTGAGTTGTGGTGAATATCCCAACGTACCTCTTTTGGGTATGCGTGGCGGAATTAGCTACAACCCACTCCTCGCTCGACGACAATTTGGGTACCCGATGAAGACAAAACCAAACAACCTTGCCTTGACTAATGAATTCTATCTTAACCATGGAGATCACTCGAACAAAAGGGAAAGATTCGCACAAGCTTGGAGCGCTATCCGCAGACTCAACAGAAGTCAGTTGGGAAAGAAATCAGACTATGTGCACGAATCTTATACCCAGTGGGTTATTGATAGGACCAAGAGCTTTGGTCTACCCTACCGCTTACCTAGATACCTATCGTCCACCATCCCACCATCATCCTTGCCTATCCCCTTTGATACTAAGGAAGAGTTTCATGAACAATTAACCAAAGAAAggcaagaaaaagaaacttgGAAGAGGAGATGCCAGGAGCTAGAGCAAGAGAATGAGACTTTGAAGGGAAAGATAGCCCAACAGAGCCGTGAGCTTTTTATCCAGAACCAGAGGATGATTGAGAAGGACGACTTGCTTCGTCGGAAAGACGTTTTGCTCCACCAAGATGCTAGAAGGAAGAGGAAGTTTATGGACTTGTTCTCCCGTGCACATTCAGATTCCGAGGACCCATCTACTCCGGGAGTTTGA